Proteins co-encoded in one Streptomyces sp. NBC_01283 genomic window:
- the narJ gene encoding nitrate reductase molybdenum cofactor assembly chaperone — translation MTPDATLRLAAARLLVHPDERMYQQLPLVRELCDALDGRPDGHLAAFLAHVDRERPLDLAAHHTAVFDTRNRRCPYLTWWTDGDTRNRGLSLVRVKQVYREHGLEFGGEELPDYLPVMLEFAALEPAAGTELLQGHRAGLELLRLALTEHGTPYAHLLQAVCATLPGPSPATREEAKALARQGPPRESVGLEPLGPGIELPWPTLPERTPA, via the coding sequence ATGACACCGGACGCCACCCTGCGCCTGGCGGCAGCACGCCTGCTGGTCCATCCCGACGAGCGCATGTATCAGCAGCTCCCGCTCGTAAGGGAGTTGTGCGATGCGCTCGACGGCAGGCCGGACGGGCACCTCGCGGCCTTCCTGGCCCACGTCGACCGGGAGCGCCCTCTCGATCTGGCGGCGCACCACACCGCCGTGTTCGACACGCGCAACCGCCGCTGCCCGTACCTGACCTGGTGGACCGACGGCGACACCCGAAATCGCGGCCTCTCGCTCGTCCGTGTGAAGCAGGTCTACCGCGAGCACGGCCTGGAGTTCGGCGGCGAGGAACTGCCCGACTACCTGCCCGTGATGCTGGAGTTCGCTGCCCTCGAACCCGCGGCGGGCACCGAACTGCTCCAGGGGCACCGCGCCGGACTCGAACTCCTGCGCCTCGCGCTCACCGAGCACGGCACCCCCTATGCGCACCTCCTCCAGGCCGTCTGCGCCACTCTTCCCGGCCCCTCGCCCGCCACCCGCGAGGAGGCCAAGGCGCTTGCCCGCCAGGGCCCGCCACGCGAGAGCGTCGGCCTCGAACCGCTCGGCCCCGGCATCGAACTGCCCTGGCCGACCCTGCCCGAAAGGACCCCGGCGTGA
- the narH gene encoding nitrate reductase subunit beta: MRVMAQVAMVMNLDKCIGCHTCSVTCKQAWTNRRGTEYVWFNNVETLPGQGYPRRWQDQDRWKGGWQRTRSGRLRLRAGGRAKRLGSIFANPDLPTVDDYYEPWTYEYKNLTEAPAGDDMPVARPYSQTTGEPIDTIQWGPNWDDNLGGAPEHGSKDPIVERIREEVGERIRFEFEQSFMFYLPRVCEHCLNPACVSACPSGAMYKRAEDGIVLVDQDDCRGWRMCVSSCPYKKVYFNHSTGKAEKCTFCFPRVEIGMPTICSETCVGRMRYLGVMLYDADKVTQAAAVEDEHDLYPAQLECFLDPRDPAVIEAARASGISDDWMDAARRSPVYDLIRTYQVALPLRPEYRTMPMVWYVPPLSPVVEAVAASGHDGEDAGNLFGAIDSMRIPVEYLAELLTAGDTYPVDAVLRRMAAMRAHMRSRNLGEEPDPAVAASVRLTGQELEDMFRLLAIAKYEDRYVIPSAARADADALADSHPLDPLDAECPVGSVPNEPVLLNLPTLRRSA, translated from the coding sequence ATGCGTGTCATGGCACAAGTGGCGATGGTGATGAACCTCGACAAGTGCATCGGCTGTCACACCTGTTCCGTCACCTGCAAGCAGGCGTGGACGAACCGGCGCGGCACCGAGTACGTGTGGTTCAACAACGTCGAGACCCTCCCCGGCCAGGGCTATCCGCGCCGCTGGCAGGACCAGGACCGCTGGAAGGGCGGCTGGCAGCGCACCCGCTCAGGCCGGCTGCGTCTGCGGGCCGGCGGCCGGGCGAAGCGGCTCGGCTCGATCTTCGCCAACCCTGATCTGCCGACGGTCGACGACTACTACGAGCCGTGGACCTACGAGTACAAGAACCTCACCGAGGCCCCCGCGGGCGACGACATGCCGGTCGCGCGTCCGTACTCGCAGACCACCGGTGAGCCGATCGACACGATCCAGTGGGGCCCGAACTGGGACGACAACCTCGGCGGCGCTCCCGAGCACGGCTCCAAGGACCCGATCGTCGAGCGCATCAGGGAGGAGGTCGGCGAGCGCATCCGCTTCGAGTTCGAGCAGAGCTTCATGTTCTATCTGCCGCGGGTCTGCGAGCACTGCCTCAACCCGGCCTGCGTGTCGGCCTGCCCCTCGGGTGCCATGTACAAGCGTGCCGAGGACGGCATCGTGCTCGTGGACCAGGACGACTGCCGCGGCTGGCGGATGTGCGTCAGCTCCTGCCCGTACAAGAAGGTCTACTTCAACCACTCCACCGGCAAGGCGGAGAAGTGCACGTTCTGCTTCCCGCGCGTCGAGATCGGCATGCCGACCATCTGCTCCGAGACGTGCGTGGGCCGCATGCGCTACCTCGGTGTGATGCTCTACGACGCCGACAAGGTGACCCAGGCGGCGGCCGTCGAGGATGAACATGATCTGTACCCGGCTCAGTTGGAGTGCTTCCTCGATCCGCGCGACCCGGCGGTCATCGAGGCGGCGCGGGCGAGCGGCATCAGCGACGACTGGATGGACGCGGCACGCCGCTCCCCGGTCTACGACCTGATCCGCACCTACCAGGTGGCCCTCCCGCTGCGCCCCGAATACCGCACCATGCCGATGGTCTGGTACGTTCCGCCGCTCTCCCCGGTGGTCGAAGCGGTGGCCGCCAGCGGCCACGACGGCGAGGACGCCGGTAATCTCTTCGGCGCCATCGACAGCATGCGCATCCCCGTCGAGTACCTGGCCGAACTGCTCACCGCGGGCGACACCTATCCCGTGGACGCCGTGCTGCGGCGGATGGCCGCGATGCGCGCCCACATGCGCAGCCGCAACCTCGGTGAGGAGCCCGACCCGGCGGTCGCCGCGTCCGTACGGCTGACCGGGCAGGAGCTGGAGGACATGTTCCGGCTGCTCGCCATCGCCAAGTACGAGGACCGGTACGTGATCCCGAGCGCGGCCCGCGCCGACGCGGACGCACTGGCCGATTCCCATCCGCTGGATCCACTGGACGCCGAGTGCCCGGTCGGTTCGGTGCCGAACGAGCCCGTGCTGCTCAACCTCCCCACTCTCCGGAGGTCCGCATGA
- the narI gene encoding respiratory nitrate reductase subunit gamma has product MDLLLWGVLPYVVLVLLVSGLVWRSRHDRFGLTTHSSQLHESRLLRIGSPLFHFGMAFVMIGHVVGLLIPQGWTDAVGVDDHLYHLIAVSTGALAGIAAVTGIGILVYRRFTVPGVRRATLRSDHLMYTVLIGAMLLGLAATLLNSAGMSGDYNYREGISVWFRSLFMLKPDYALMSGTPLAFKLHILFGFALITLIPYSRLVHMFSAPVRYLFRPFVVYRRRDPQQQPAQRAPRRGWERVK; this is encoded by the coding sequence ATGGACCTGCTGCTGTGGGGCGTCCTGCCCTACGTCGTCCTCGTCCTGCTCGTCTCGGGCCTGGTGTGGCGGTCCCGTCACGACCGCTTCGGCCTGACGACCCACTCCTCGCAGCTCCACGAGTCACGGCTGCTGCGCATCGGCTCCCCGCTGTTCCATTTCGGCATGGCGTTCGTGATGATCGGCCATGTGGTGGGCCTGCTGATCCCGCAGGGCTGGACGGACGCCGTCGGGGTGGACGACCACCTGTACCACCTGATCGCTGTCTCGACCGGCGCCCTGGCGGGCATCGCCGCCGTGACCGGCATCGGCATCCTCGTGTACCGCCGCTTCACCGTGCCCGGCGTGCGCCGGGCGACGCTGCGCAGCGACCACCTCATGTACACCGTGCTGATCGGTGCGATGCTCCTGGGTCTCGCCGCGACGCTCCTCAACTCCGCCGGAATGAGCGGGGATTACAACTACCGCGAAGGCATCTCGGTCTGGTTCCGGTCGCTGTTCATGCTCAAGCCGGACTACGCGCTGATGTCGGGCACACCCCTGGCCTTCAAGCTGCACATCCTCTTCGGCTTCGCGCTCATCACCCTCATCCCGTACTCGCGACTGGTCCACATGTTCAGCGCGCCGGTGCGCTACCTCTTCCGCCCGTTCGTCGTCTACCGGCGCCGCGATCCGCAGCAGCAGCCCGCGCAGCGCGCACCCAGGCGCGGCTGGGAGCGCGTGAAGTGA
- a CDS encoding amidase family protein, which produces MRNRSIAAMTVALVAGSLLTGVPNAGAQAAGHGTGNSSPTNGSSHSLGVDLDTVTIPELQARMAKRSLTPTMLTRAYLRRIENVDPKIHAVLRTSPTALRQAAASDARHRHGKTLGPLDGIPVLLKDNVNTRDMPTTAGSLALAGSPPHTDAALVTRLRKAGAVILGKTNLSEWANFRGAKPTSGWSAVGGQTNNPYVLDRNPCGSSAGSGAALAASLSQVAIGTETDGSIVCPAGMNGVVGHKPSLGLVSQSGVVPISAEQDTAGPMARNVTDTALTLSVLSERKAARGEGGSADLRGKRIGLWRLPSLGSDVDAVMTRTAKKLRTAGAVVVEVTPPYQARLAELEFPALLSEFHRDIDAYLGTREGPRNLAELIEFNRTHPEEQSCFAGQELFEQALAAPPTTDPEYRAMRAELKDLSRRSIDETMASHHLDAIAAPTNPPAWTTDCARGDNDVIPSSTPAAVAGYPSLSVPAGSVNELPVGVLLMAGDRQDTKLLSLGAAVEHRLKAWRAPRFLPTVGSGASR; this is translated from the coding sequence ATGAGGAACAGGAGCATTGCCGCAATGACCGTCGCCCTTGTCGCGGGGTCCCTTCTGACCGGCGTACCGAATGCCGGTGCGCAAGCCGCCGGGCACGGCACCGGCAACTCGTCGCCGACGAACGGGTCGTCGCACAGCCTCGGGGTCGACCTGGACACCGTGACGATCCCCGAATTACAGGCACGCATGGCGAAGCGTTCGCTGACTCCCACGATGCTGACGAGGGCCTACCTGCGGCGCATCGAGAACGTCGATCCCAAGATTCACGCGGTGCTGCGCACCAGCCCGACGGCTCTGCGCCAGGCCGCCGCCAGCGACGCAAGGCACAGACACGGTAAGACCCTTGGGCCGCTGGACGGCATCCCCGTTCTGCTCAAGGACAACGTGAACACCCGTGACATGCCGACGACCGCCGGGTCGCTCGCGCTCGCCGGGAGCCCGCCCCACACCGATGCCGCGCTGGTGACCCGGCTGCGGAAGGCGGGGGCGGTGATCCTCGGCAAGACCAACCTGTCCGAATGGGCCAATTTCCGTGGTGCGAAGCCGACATCGGGGTGGTCGGCAGTGGGCGGGCAGACCAACAACCCCTACGTCCTCGACCGGAATCCTTGCGGTTCGTCGGCCGGTTCCGGCGCGGCACTCGCCGCGTCGTTGTCGCAAGTGGCGATCGGCACCGAGACGGACGGGTCCATCGTGTGCCCGGCAGGGATGAACGGCGTCGTCGGCCACAAGCCCAGCCTCGGCCTGGTCAGTCAGTCGGGCGTGGTGCCGATCTCCGCCGAGCAGGACACGGCCGGGCCGATGGCACGCAACGTGACCGACACCGCGCTCACCCTCTCGGTGCTGAGCGAACGCAAGGCCGCGCGCGGTGAGGGCGGGAGCGCCGACCTCCGCGGCAAGCGGATCGGCCTGTGGCGCCTGCCTTCGCTCGGATCCGACGTGGACGCGGTGATGACCCGCACGGCGAAGAAGCTGCGCACGGCCGGAGCCGTGGTCGTCGAGGTGACACCCCCGTACCAGGCACGGCTCGCCGAACTCGAATTCCCGGCGCTGCTCAGCGAGTTCCACCGGGACATCGACGCCTACCTCGGCACTCGCGAGGGCCCCCGCAACCTCGCCGAGCTGATCGAGTTCAACCGCACCCACCCGGAGGAACAGAGCTGCTTCGCCGGCCAGGAGCTGTTCGAGCAGGCCCTCGCCGCCCCGCCCACCACCGACCCCGAGTACCGGGCGATGCGTGCCGAGTTGAAGGACCTCTCCCGGCGTTCCATCGACGAGACCATGGCCTCCCATCACCTGGACGCCATTGCAGCGCCCACCAACCCGCCCGCCTGGACGACCGACTGCGCCCGCGGCGACAACGACGTCATCCCGTCCTCCACCCCCGCGGCCGTCGCCGGGTATCCGTCCCTCTCGGTACCTGCCGGGTCCGTGAACGAACTGCCCGTCGGTGTGCTCCTGATGGCCGGTGACCGCCAGGACACCAAGCTCCTCTCGCTGGGAGCCGCGGTGGAGCACCGGCTGAAGGCCTGGCGCGCACCGCGCTTCCTGCCGACGGTCGGTTCCGGCGCGTCACGGTGA
- a CDS encoding GNAT family N-acetyltransferase, with product MPNLPPRVELRPLTLSDQDEFCTLAQASSDLHRPWMQLPATAAEFQAWMCRFDDGTNLGFLVRVRETGAAAGMVNINSIIRGRYQGASLGYAAFAPSAGYGYMTEGLAATLRHAFTDLRLHRLEASIQPGNTASLALVQRLGFRYEGVSPAYLYIDGDWRDHERWSITATDPWTPDPSLPEV from the coding sequence ATGCCCAACTTGCCGCCACGGGTCGAACTTCGCCCGCTCACCCTCTCCGACCAGGACGAGTTCTGCACGCTCGCGCAGGCCAGCTCCGATTTGCACCGGCCCTGGATGCAACTGCCCGCGACCGCCGCGGAGTTCCAGGCCTGGATGTGCCGCTTCGACGACGGCACCAACCTGGGCTTTCTCGTCCGCGTCCGGGAGACCGGCGCAGCCGCCGGAATGGTCAACATCAACTCGATCATCCGGGGCCGCTACCAGGGCGCGTCCCTCGGCTATGCGGCCTTCGCCCCGTCCGCGGGGTACGGGTACATGACCGAAGGACTCGCCGCCACCCTGCGGCACGCCTTCACCGACCTGCGGCTCCACCGGCTGGAGGCCAGCATCCAGCCGGGGAACACAGCGTCCCTGGCCCTGGTCCAACGGCTGGGTTTCCGCTACGAAGGCGTCTCGCCCGCCTACCTCTACATCGACGGGGACTGGCGGGACCACGAACGCTGGTCCATCACCGCGACGGACCCCTGGACACCCGATCCCTCACTCCCGGAGGTCTGA
- a CDS encoding thioredoxin domain-containing protein: protein MSNKKSYKKSDEPSNAPSNTKQASFRRRALIGGCAAIAVAFAAGVGIATGTGTGTSSAEEADRPLKVPANSSGADGTLIAYGDSKAGTTIKVYEDLRCPYCGEFERKLGPTLKDMVDSGKVRVEFHLAAFLDKSLGGQGSKTSLAALGAALNESPDKFRSFHSVLFANQPAKETDDDFGSTANLLELADRVPGLRTPSFNKAVKEKTYAPWADKVADVFYDSDVTGTPTVKADGKKLTVIGENGKAVSPKDFTRQVDAAVAAE from the coding sequence ATGAGCAATAAGAAGAGCTACAAGAAGAGCGACGAGCCGAGCAACGCACCGAGCAACACGAAGCAGGCGAGCTTCCGTAGGCGCGCCCTCATCGGCGGCTGCGCCGCCATCGCCGTGGCTTTCGCGGCCGGTGTCGGTATCGCCACCGGAACCGGTACCGGCACCAGCTCGGCGGAGGAGGCGGACCGCCCGCTGAAGGTTCCCGCCAACTCCTCAGGAGCTGACGGCACGTTGATCGCCTACGGCGACAGCAAGGCAGGGACCACCATCAAGGTGTACGAGGACCTGCGCTGCCCGTACTGCGGCGAATTCGAGCGGAAGCTCGGCCCGACCCTCAAGGACATGGTGGACTCCGGCAAGGTCAGGGTCGAATTCCACCTGGCCGCCTTCCTCGACAAGAGCCTCGGCGGCCAGGGGTCGAAGACCTCGCTCGCCGCGCTCGGAGCGGCCCTGAACGAGAGCCCGGACAAATTCAGGTCCTTCCACAGTGTGCTCTTCGCCAACCAGCCCGCGAAGGAGACGGACGACGACTTCGGCAGCACCGCGAACCTTCTCGAACTCGCGGACAGGGTACCGGGGTTGCGTACACCCTCCTTCAACAAGGCGGTCAAGGAGAAGACGTACGCGCCATGGGCGGACAAGGTCGCCGACGTCTTCTACGACAGCGACGTCACCGGCACACCGACCGTGAAGGCCGACGGCAAGAAGCTCACCGTCATCGGCGAGAACGGCAAGGCGGTCAGCCCCAAGGACTTCACCCGCCAGGTGGATGCCGCGGTCGCCGCCGAATAG
- the hemG gene encoding protoporphyrinogen oxidase — protein sequence MRSVIVIGAGISGLTAAWALRDTARVTVLDSAPRVGGKIRTGRVAGVPVDLGAESMVTMGPDAVRLAEAVGLGDALCEPAAAPVTIWTRDALRPMPPGHLMGIPSRPELLAQSGLLSGEGLNRLHVGEDVEPLPPTTDVTVGGYLEPLIGREAVDRLVAPVLGGIYGGDAYRLSLASALPFLTGITESGEPLMTALRRRESARAGAPRTSPVRGVRGGMGRLAEAVAESSGATVLTGTTARAVCHEAETGAKAEAEAYGAWRVHADTDDGPLALDADAVILAVPSDVAARLLGPHAPRAAKALAEVEHASSAVVTLAFPAGGGAREAFAGRNGFLVPPVDGRAVKGATFLSAKWSWYAQDAPDVFIVRASLGRAGADSPLGAPDRTLADAALSDLTAALGPLGEPLASRVTRWERGLPQYHVGHGARVDLVRDELASLPGLDVCGATYQGVGVASCISSGLAAARRVAPETEPFTRQEPADEQ from the coding sequence ATGCGATCGGTAATCGTCATCGGCGCTGGCATCAGTGGCCTCACCGCCGCGTGGGCCCTGCGCGACACGGCCCGTGTCACCGTGCTCGACAGCGCGCCCCGGGTGGGCGGCAAGATCCGTACCGGTCGTGTCGCCGGTGTCCCGGTGGACCTGGGTGCGGAGTCCATGGTGACGATGGGGCCCGACGCCGTCCGGCTCGCGGAGGCCGTCGGTCTGGGCGACGCGCTGTGTGAGCCCGCCGCCGCACCGGTCACGATATGGACGCGCGACGCCCTGCGTCCCATGCCGCCAGGGCACCTGATGGGCATCCCCTCGCGCCCCGAACTCCTCGCGCAATCAGGCCTGTTGTCGGGGGAAGGCCTGAACCGTCTGCACGTCGGCGAGGACGTCGAGCCGCTTCCGCCGACCACGGACGTGACCGTCGGCGGCTATCTGGAGCCCCTGATCGGCAGGGAGGCGGTGGACCGCCTCGTGGCCCCGGTGCTCGGCGGTATCTATGGAGGCGACGCCTACCGCCTCTCACTCGCCTCGGCCCTGCCCTTCCTGACCGGCATCACCGAGTCCGGCGAACCCCTCATGACCGCCCTGCGGCGCCGCGAGTCGGCCCGCGCGGGTGCGCCGCGGACCTCGCCGGTACGCGGTGTTCGCGGCGGCATGGGACGTCTCGCGGAGGCGGTCGCGGAGTCGTCCGGAGCGACTGTGCTGACCGGCACGACGGCCCGCGCCGTGTGCCACGAGGCGGAGACGGGGGCGAAGGCGGAAGCGGAAGCGTACGGTGCTTGGCGCGTCCATGCCGACACCGACGACGGGCCGCTCGCCCTGGACGCGGACGCCGTGATCCTCGCCGTACCCTCCGATGTCGCCGCACGGTTGCTGGGCCCGCACGCGCCGCGCGCCGCCAAAGCCCTCGCGGAGGTCGAGCACGCGAGCTCCGCGGTGGTCACCCTCGCGTTCCCCGCGGGCGGCGGGGCCCGGGAGGCCTTCGCCGGCCGCAACGGATTTCTCGTGCCGCCCGTCGACGGACGCGCCGTCAAGGGCGCCACCTTCCTGTCCGCGAAATGGTCTTGGTACGCGCAGGACGCCCCCGACGTCTTCATCGTCCGCGCATCACTGGGGCGGGCCGGGGCCGACTCACCACTCGGCGCCCCGGACAGGACGCTGGCGGACGCCGCCCTGTCGGACCTGACGGCGGCTCTGGGCCCCCTGGGCGAGCCACTGGCGAGCCGCGTCACCCGCTGGGAGCGCGGCCTGCCGCAGTACCACGTCGGCCATGGCGCACGCGTGGACCTGGTCAGGGACGAACTCGCCTCTCTGCCGGGACTCGACGTGTGCGGTGCGACGTACCAGGGCGTCGGGGTCGCGTCCTGCATCAGCAGTGGGCTGGCCGCGGCGCGTCGCGTGGCACCCGAGACCGAGCCGTTCACACGACAGGAACCCGCCGATGAGCAATAA
- a CDS encoding 2-phosphosulfolactate phosphatase has product MESRFLGIGDLVEAPSVAVVVDVMRAFTVAAWGFARGAEKIVLAESLDEALSLKARHPGWLALKDGPPAPGFDAVNSPGLLRSTDLGGRTVVQKTTAGTVGALAVKEASLVLCAGFVVAEATAQTLRTRGCDSVTFVVTGEEGHADEDLACAQYIARRTTDTGADAADFLRRAGESRAAAELREGVRQGVHPDDVALCLELDRFPFAMVATLEDSLMVLRPHAVG; this is encoded by the coding sequence ATGGAGAGTCGTTTCCTTGGCATCGGTGATCTCGTCGAAGCTCCGTCCGTGGCGGTCGTGGTCGACGTCATGCGTGCTTTCACGGTGGCTGCCTGGGGTTTTGCCCGAGGGGCGGAAAAGATCGTCCTTGCCGAGTCGCTGGACGAAGCCCTGTCGCTCAAGGCCCGTCACCCGGGTTGGCTGGCACTCAAGGACGGTCCGCCCGCACCCGGGTTCGACGCGGTCAACTCGCCGGGCCTGCTGCGGTCCACCGACCTCGGCGGCCGGACCGTCGTGCAGAAGACCACGGCGGGCACGGTCGGCGCCCTCGCGGTCAAGGAGGCTTCGCTGGTGCTGTGTGCCGGCTTCGTGGTCGCCGAGGCAACGGCTCAGACCTTGCGCACGCGCGGGTGCGACAGCGTCACATTCGTGGTCACCGGCGAAGAGGGGCACGCCGACGAAGACCTGGCGTGCGCCCAGTACATCGCTCGGAGGACCACCGACACCGGGGCGGACGCAGCCGATTTCCTCCGCCGCGCCGGGGAGTCCCGTGCCGCCGCCGAGTTGAGGGAGGGGGTGCGTCAAGGAGTCCACCCTGATGACGTCGCGCTCTGTCTCGAGCTCGACCGCTTCCCCTTCGCCATGGTGGCGACCCTGGAGGACTCACTCATGGTCCTTCGCCCGCATGCCGTGGGCTGA
- a CDS encoding TIGR04053 family radical SAM/SPASM domain-containing protein, whose translation MRSPRHAVAERPFIVIWESTRACPLACLHCRATAQPDRDPGELSGSDARDLMRQTAEFGRPSPLFVITGGDPFQRRDLNDLVAYGTSLGLRIAVSPSGTPTLNRTNLTAVRDAGAVALSLSLDGSTAERHDAFRGVDGVFEWTIDGWRTARDLGLKVQINTTLTRHSLPDLADIAALVRREGAMLWSGFLLVPTGRGTQLDGLTPQEVEDAMHFLYDCGAVIATKTTEGHHFRRVAVQRAIHAERGTRPAFGPLHGELTRRAAELGLFDGSLRTRRRPPMDVSSARGFVFVAHTGEVHPSGFLPISAGNVKHGSLPDIYRTSDLFVSLRDPARLRGKCADCEFSQVCGGSRSRAHAVTGDMFAEDPYCAYRPGTFPHQAELRAVLAPASSRSGSSCDR comes from the coding sequence GTGCGCAGTCCGCGCCACGCCGTCGCGGAGCGACCGTTCATCGTGATCTGGGAATCCACCAGAGCCTGCCCGCTCGCCTGCCTGCACTGCCGTGCCACCGCACAACCCGACCGTGATCCCGGTGAACTGAGCGGATCCGACGCGCGGGACCTGATGCGTCAGACGGCGGAGTTCGGGCGGCCGTCGCCGCTGTTCGTGATCACCGGCGGTGACCCTTTCCAGCGCCGAGACCTCAACGACCTCGTCGCGTACGGCACGTCACTGGGTCTGCGCATCGCCGTATCACCGTCGGGTACACCCACGCTGAACCGCACCAACCTGACGGCGGTACGCGATGCCGGCGCCGTCGCCCTGTCCCTCTCACTGGACGGATCGACGGCCGAGCGGCACGACGCCTTTCGTGGGGTCGACGGTGTCTTCGAGTGGACCATCGACGGCTGGCGCACGGCACGCGACCTCGGCCTCAAGGTGCAGATCAACACGACCCTCACCCGGCACAGCCTGCCCGATCTCGCCGACATCGCCGCGCTGGTGCGCCGCGAGGGAGCCATGCTCTGGTCGGGTTTCCTCCTGGTGCCCACCGGTCGGGGGACGCAGCTGGACGGCCTGACGCCCCAGGAGGTCGAGGACGCGATGCACTTCCTCTACGACTGCGGCGCGGTGATCGCCACCAAAACCACGGAGGGGCATCACTTCCGGCGCGTGGCGGTGCAGCGCGCGATCCACGCCGAACGCGGCACCCGCCCAGCGTTCGGCCCGCTGCACGGTGAACTCACACGACGAGCAGCCGAGTTGGGACTGTTCGATGGAAGCCTACGCACCCGACGCCGCCCGCCCATGGACGTGTCGTCGGCGCGCGGCTTCGTCTTCGTCGCGCACACCGGCGAGGTGCACCCGAGCGGCTTCCTGCCCATCTCCGCGGGCAACGTCAAGCACGGATCGCTGCCGGACATCTACCGCACCTCCGACCTGTTCGTCTCGCTGCGGGATCCGGCCCGACTGCGCGGGAAGTGCGCGGACTGCGAGTTCAGCCAGGTGTGCGGCGGCTCGCGGTCCCGCGCCCACGCGGTCACCGGCGACATGTTCGCCGAGGACCCGTACTGCGCGTATCGACCGGGTACCTTCCCCCACCAGGCCGAGCTGCGGGCAGTCCTCGCACCGGCCTCCTCCCGAAGTGGATCCTCATGCGATCGGTAA